Proteins encoded by one window of Carbonactinospora thermoautotrophica:
- a CDS encoding DEAD/DEAH box helicase family protein, which translates to MRFRPRGQDDLAPSGQVARVRANLAALRTLRTLQAENRPATPGEQAVLARWSGWGAVPQVFDESNATFAWAREELGRLLSPREYAAARRNTLNAHYTAADLVRAIWDGVARLGFTGGSVLEPGCGSGNFIGFAPSTARVVGVEVEPVTAGIAAALYPDAQIICESFADTKVAGGAFDLVIGNVPFGKVSLTDREHNPNGHSIHNHFILKGLRLLRPGGLLAVLTSYYTLDAADSAARREMAALADLVGAVRLPSEAHREAAGTDAVTDLIILRRREEGRLPADGVAWQQVRTVDVPGGQIQINEYFLAHPEAVLGELDIGRGLYRADELVVRATGPVAPALAEALEQVVARARERGLTLSPRPAEVPEPVVVPAADREAVPDGFLQAHPDGTFTRRVGGRPEPYEVPASQAEELRRLLGLRDTVRALLAAEAASAEDTPQIARLRAELNARYDAYVARFGPINRFSWRRTGRRDEETGEEKMARVRPPQGGFRTDPFAPTVYALDSFDPITGTAAKATIFTQRVIAPRAPRTRAETPADALAICLDTYGEVRLPEIARLLGVDESTAREQLGTLVFDEPGTGRLVPRAEYLSGNVRAKLAEAQAWAAVDSRYAPNVDALREVIPPDLTPEEITARLGATWIDATYVEQFLQEILEDPTVEVEHPGGAVWTVRGGRNGVLARETWGTPRVPAPALAQALLEQRPIRVYDKQPDGSQVFNPEATEAAQAKAQELNQRFSEWVWEDPQRAAELARVYNERFNAIVLRTYDGSELSLPGLAAHFTPRPHQRAAVARIINEPAVLLAHEVGAGKTAEMVMGAMELRRLGLARKPAIIVPNHMLEQVSREFLELYPQARILVATKEDLTRDRRREFVARCASGDWDAVVMTHSSFERIGMSKEAQEAYLRREIKAFEEMLERSRADRGLTVKRMEAALARAEESLKKKLDKIKDVGVTFEATGIDYLFVDEAHLFKNLRNPSNIPEMQIEGSGRASDLDMKIDYLRRRNGRRVVTFATATPIANSMAEAYVMQKYLRPDLLADAGFDYFDSWAATFGEIVTQIEVAPAGGFRLHSRFAKFSNVPELLRMFHVVADIKTADDLNLPRPALAGDGPETVVVEPSPELLEFVAELGRRAEQVRGRRPLAGDDNMLKITTEGRLAALDLRLVGRDSSTPSKIDVAADKIAEIWAAHRDDVYHGPDGQPEPIRGSLQIVFCDLGTPKDDSDWNVYDELRDQLVARGLPRESIRFVHEAKNDREKGELFAACRAGRVAVLIGSTERMGVGTNVQRRAVALHHLDCPWRPADLAQRDGRILRQGNANREVRIIRYVTERSFDAYLWQTIERKARFISQVMRGRLDVREIEDISDTALDANVVKALATGDPLVLEHAEATEQVARLERLERAWRRSQESLRWTISSNEAEVTRLTAEIEAIDAALARRQDTRGDAFAMRLEGATFTKRAEAGERLIAIITRETAGVLEPGTSRDPVEIGSLGGFPVTLTARRTTDGIVVAVLRLEGVPESETWFERRELRELDRVGAIQRLENRLFALERRRTQAQTRIEQLWGETQRAQQNLGKPFAQAEQLAAARARLQRITEAMGKQAKPEVGQAGNAGDSDLVAAAIHDAAAMAGIVPGAPGVTVQTGSGTVSDFLEAVSQAASASQKEADRPADATPGEPTPGPYRSRAESRAGEETIRQAFERWRELVPDPATPAERTLVETGTTVLEEAARRRRERLARGRDEDADLDVGLYRALRTAAHALAQQADQPQDRIDAATRIAEATDTHIKRTDATLADVDSYVQWARSPEPPLDAPASIFEIPATAPATPARDTDSEVTDASRPQDTTGVDAPHAGEPTPAGEALAITDAEQSTEPRPESSAPTPVQAAPEPPAAVVEEPDAASPALIEVHVDGRTYQLQTTTDGTRQVVFDGETALGSVRETDDGWVPAAYGTVRLPQHPRPTRDEAVADLVHATRPQAAASPAEQRERIIDQAEREDPRPREEQPAEQETPQAEPDPQDAAPLIVIEHHQDGTLVHGTTRNDIEVRRALATHGFKWSRRLNAWYLPRTWRVDTRAWRVVQLRRELDRLGRQYTVQTEPAVPEAQPSRAAPEPHRASADRIDQQAAAPPDEPQDPASAEATRSDAVSAPEPEQAEPAEPYRSSEDLLAGEDAVQQSVWFWQQTATDRALTAPADSLSPEERISPWRLEREKLHSNWSWVERYISPATRGTHRDLIGSYTRLAACAERLARAVDEADRWVDPADRQILHAVIDRARQHAARLQATIDRADEVAAHLAATRAAARAKVAAEYGYEVSPAQEQPQLDAPGHEDRTLEQNQPEHEPDHGTPASTPASETTEENRQESLFDLESGSEPATADTAPAQHEQPIDAVSAEPTPDAGADLSPASAPGNHDQDQADVTVPQGGAADELRADRLDMEERATTDAGERSALDSGTPDFPSEADTGPAAEATPDETPQSRDADDPQPALLSGRGSEEQQAVPDPPPGPLTEADIRHVLGQVINPDDLVMLAQALGDRDAERRWISAMAGRLLGWYTWRGEDEPDPGAREETETSRRGVRHRVYASPGPREGLIPWTEVVARLRTGLTRDRIRALFEAHIAYLDHQDDWAMALEEPDAWTRIDRQLEAARSEAARAILDASTAPPPGRRSRTSPRSAGPDAETLFADESEPVTLPPRPPRPRKALPQLQPGDILPHPGYGFGPFTVRQIHWHPDHVRLEGDVRYGSTPPWHVRPRRVTFNIHFQGDPQETTVELAPVSRRRAAEPVPQTTAAQLEAGTEAQAQASLAGEAALDDPTPGQDVAEAEDATVPSLNGPSNAERVSDDGAARPEHAQDDERADAAVPALTESVPEPEQGVTSTEPAAATASPAEAATAEPSPQTPVESDMELEPQTTGEELAPEVNVSDAVPTEVRLLEIGDWIRDDRGRARRVVDIEVGEAPGAGMGLYLEPNDGIPTPWWFWSSRDRVLRLARPLDEDAVERPAQHGLEAPVKVPAPGADQGEEVTVGGDEPDRQDQDDPLDQAFAGVVAALREHAAPPADAQDQDAPAATFEEVLAALRRLQGELASAVPDHEAAIPAQSATVATDPGMAHALHEVDDAYDQAASQIGRYVDAPEWQRIQAIRDAARHLWATIRDAAGSYYREIAADVRVRGFYTTVAARSSRAISHLAWRLAARMSRDGQRDTLAWRAVRRLHHAADRYATRLLFRADLDRFEDVVGALRSLRDGLQETAPRAEPARSGLRGAAGAVGDSLRRLQDAYTTARTRITATLGPEWDRITALWREASGLWDAGGRPFARTVLARTCDLIEDLSDDMAASLALNRQRNTRTWRALIRLSRAAEDLGARLRGYLQPGKWLDQDAAETDRQVQRPANALDPHPQAQAATTTPAGAEPAADQVPQVSYVYAHQGVTARARHGSTVVQIGDQHHPVTAPINSLDAFSTQLVAVVRNARPVQQEPRAYWLHYQAGSVTVAYQGGETAYLRDGKHSRWQRITVPITDLDAAAFAAAARAAIATRPHTTGGLIPYGEPARPVLPAQAPARAAAPPSQPIPPARRPDRGSALGR; encoded by the coding sequence GTGCGCTTCCGTCCGCGTGGCCAGGACGATCTGGCCCCGTCGGGGCAGGTCGCCCGCGTGCGGGCCAACCTCGCCGCGCTGCGGACGCTGCGCACCCTGCAGGCGGAGAACCGACCGGCCACGCCGGGGGAGCAGGCGGTGCTGGCCCGCTGGTCGGGCTGGGGCGCGGTGCCGCAGGTCTTCGACGAGAGCAACGCCACCTTCGCCTGGGCGCGTGAGGAGCTGGGCCGGTTGCTCTCCCCGCGTGAGTACGCCGCCGCCCGGCGCAACACCCTCAACGCCCACTACACCGCCGCCGACCTGGTCCGGGCGATCTGGGACGGGGTAGCCCGGCTGGGGTTCACCGGCGGATCGGTGCTGGAGCCCGGCTGCGGGTCGGGGAACTTCATCGGCTTCGCCCCGTCCACCGCCCGCGTGGTGGGGGTGGAGGTGGAGCCGGTCACCGCCGGCATCGCCGCCGCCCTGTACCCGGACGCGCAGATCATCTGCGAGTCCTTCGCCGACACCAAGGTCGCTGGGGGCGCGTTCGACCTGGTGATCGGCAACGTGCCCTTCGGGAAGGTCTCGCTCACCGACCGGGAGCACAACCCGAACGGGCACTCCATCCACAACCACTTCATCCTCAAGGGCCTGCGCCTGCTACGCCCCGGCGGCCTGCTGGCGGTGCTCACCAGCTACTACACCCTGGACGCCGCCGATTCGGCCGCCCGGCGGGAGATGGCCGCGTTGGCCGACCTGGTCGGCGCGGTCCGGCTGCCGAGCGAGGCTCACCGGGAGGCCGCTGGCACCGACGCGGTGACCGACTTGATCATCCTGCGTCGGCGGGAGGAGGGTCGGCTGCCGGCGGACGGGGTCGCGTGGCAACAGGTGCGCACGGTCGACGTGCCCGGCGGCCAGATCCAGATCAACGAGTACTTCCTCGCCCACCCGGAGGCGGTCCTCGGCGAACTCGACATCGGGCGTGGCCTGTATCGGGCTGACGAGCTGGTGGTGCGTGCCACCGGGCCGGTTGCCCCGGCCCTGGCCGAGGCGCTGGAACAGGTGGTCGCCCGCGCCCGCGAGCGTGGCCTGACGTTGAGCCCGCGCCCGGCCGAGGTGCCCGAGCCGGTCGTGGTGCCGGCCGCCGACCGTGAGGCGGTCCCGGACGGCTTCCTGCAGGCCCACCCGGACGGCACCTTCACCCGGCGGGTCGGGGGCCGGCCCGAACCGTATGAGGTGCCGGCCAGCCAGGCCGAGGAGCTGCGCCGGCTGCTCGGCCTGCGCGACACCGTGCGTGCCCTGCTGGCGGCCGAGGCCGCCTCGGCGGAGGACACCCCGCAGATCGCGCGGCTGCGGGCGGAGCTGAACGCCCGCTACGACGCCTACGTCGCCCGCTTCGGGCCGATCAACCGGTTCTCCTGGCGGCGCACCGGACGCCGGGACGAGGAGACCGGCGAGGAGAAGATGGCGCGGGTCCGCCCGCCGCAGGGCGGGTTCCGCACCGACCCGTTCGCGCCGACCGTCTACGCGCTGGACTCCTTCGACCCGATCACCGGAACCGCGGCCAAGGCCACGATCTTCACCCAGCGCGTCATCGCCCCGCGGGCGCCGCGTACCCGCGCCGAGACCCCCGCCGACGCCCTGGCCATTTGCCTGGACACCTACGGGGAGGTCCGCCTTCCTGAGATCGCCCGCTTGCTCGGCGTGGACGAGTCCACCGCCCGGGAGCAGTTGGGCACGCTGGTCTTCGACGAGCCCGGCACCGGCCGGCTGGTGCCCCGCGCGGAGTACCTGAGCGGCAACGTCCGCGCCAAGCTGGCCGAGGCCCAAGCCTGGGCCGCTGTGGACTCCCGCTACGCCCCCAACGTCGACGCGCTCCGCGAGGTCATCCCGCCCGACCTGACCCCGGAGGAGATCACCGCCCGGCTGGGCGCGACCTGGATCGACGCGACCTACGTCGAGCAGTTCCTCCAGGAGATCCTGGAGGACCCCACCGTCGAGGTCGAGCACCCGGGCGGCGCGGTGTGGACGGTCCGCGGCGGGCGCAACGGCGTGTTGGCCCGCGAGACGTGGGGCACCCCCCGGGTGCCGGCCCCGGCCCTGGCCCAGGCGCTGCTGGAACAGCGGCCGATCCGCGTCTACGACAAGCAGCCCGACGGCAGCCAGGTGTTCAACCCCGAGGCCACCGAGGCCGCCCAGGCCAAGGCCCAGGAACTGAACCAGCGGTTCAGCGAGTGGGTATGGGAGGACCCGCAACGGGCGGCGGAGCTGGCGCGGGTCTACAACGAACGGTTCAACGCGATCGTCCTGCGCACCTACGACGGCTCCGAGCTGTCGCTGCCCGGCCTGGCCGCCCACTTCACGCCGCGACCCCACCAGCGGGCGGCGGTGGCCCGGATCATCAACGAGCCGGCGGTCCTGCTGGCGCACGAGGTCGGCGCCGGCAAGACCGCGGAGATGGTCATGGGCGCGATGGAGCTGCGCCGGCTCGGCCTGGCCCGCAAGCCGGCGATCATCGTGCCCAACCACATGCTGGAGCAGGTCTCCCGCGAGTTCCTGGAGCTGTACCCGCAGGCCCGCATCCTGGTCGCTACCAAGGAGGACCTGACCCGCGACCGGCGGCGGGAGTTCGTCGCCCGATGCGCGTCCGGCGACTGGGACGCGGTGGTGATGACCCACTCCTCGTTCGAGCGCATCGGCATGTCGAAGGAGGCCCAGGAGGCCTACCTGCGGCGGGAGATCAAAGCCTTCGAGGAGATGCTGGAGCGGTCCCGAGCAGACCGCGGGCTGACGGTCAAGCGGATGGAAGCCGCGCTGGCCCGGGCCGAGGAGTCGCTGAAGAAGAAGCTCGACAAGATCAAGGACGTCGGGGTCACGTTCGAGGCGACGGGCATCGACTACCTGTTCGTCGACGAGGCCCACCTGTTCAAGAACCTGCGCAACCCCTCCAACATCCCGGAGATGCAGATCGAGGGGTCCGGCCGCGCCAGCGACCTGGACATGAAGATCGACTACCTGCGGCGGCGCAACGGACGCCGGGTGGTCACCTTCGCCACGGCCACGCCGATCGCCAACTCCATGGCCGAGGCGTACGTGATGCAAAAGTACCTGCGCCCGGACCTGCTCGCCGACGCCGGCTTCGACTACTTCGACTCCTGGGCCGCGACGTTCGGCGAGATCGTCACCCAGATCGAGGTGGCCCCCGCGGGCGGGTTCCGCCTGCACTCGCGGTTCGCGAAGTTCAGCAACGTGCCCGAGCTGCTGCGCATGTTCCACGTCGTGGCGGACATCAAGACCGCCGACGATCTGAACCTGCCCCGCCCGGCCCTGGCCGGAGACGGCCCGGAAACGGTCGTGGTCGAACCGTCCCCGGAACTGCTGGAGTTCGTCGCCGAGCTGGGCCGGCGAGCCGAACAGGTGCGCGGCCGCCGCCCGCTGGCCGGCGACGACAACATGCTCAAGATCACAACCGAGGGTCGGCTGGCCGCCCTGGACCTGCGCCTGGTCGGGCGGGACAGCAGCACGCCGAGCAAGATCGACGTCGCCGCCGACAAGATCGCTGAGATCTGGGCCGCGCACCGCGACGACGTGTACCACGGCCCGGACGGGCAGCCCGAACCGATCCGCGGCTCCCTGCAGATCGTCTTCTGCGACCTGGGCACCCCCAAGGACGACAGCGACTGGAACGTCTACGACGAGCTACGCGACCAGCTCGTAGCCCGCGGCTTACCCCGAGAGTCGATCCGCTTCGTCCACGAGGCGAAGAACGACCGGGAGAAGGGCGAGCTGTTCGCCGCCTGCCGGGCCGGGCGGGTCGCGGTCCTGATCGGCTCCACCGAGCGGATGGGAGTCGGCACCAACGTCCAGCGCCGCGCGGTCGCTTTGCACCACCTGGACTGCCCGTGGCGGCCGGCGGATCTCGCCCAGCGCGACGGGCGCATCCTGCGCCAGGGCAACGCCAACCGTGAGGTCCGCATCATCCGCTACGTCACCGAACGGTCCTTCGACGCCTACCTGTGGCAGACCATCGAACGCAAGGCGCGGTTCATCAGCCAGGTCATGCGCGGCCGGCTGGACGTCCGTGAGATCGAGGACATCAGCGACACCGCGCTGGACGCCAACGTGGTCAAGGCGTTGGCCACCGGGGACCCGCTGGTGCTCGAACACGCCGAGGCCACCGAACAGGTCGCCCGCCTGGAACGGCTGGAACGCGCCTGGCGGCGCTCCCAGGAATCACTGCGGTGGACTATCTCGTCCAACGAGGCCGAGGTCACCCGGCTTACCGCCGAGATCGAGGCGATCGACGCCGCGCTGGCCCGCCGCCAAGACACCCGCGGTGACGCCTTCGCCATGCGGCTGGAGGGGGCGACGTTCACCAAGCGCGCTGAGGCCGGTGAACGCCTCATCGCCATCATCACTCGCGAAACCGCCGGCGTGCTGGAACCGGGCACCAGCCGGGACCCCGTCGAGATCGGCAGCCTGGGCGGGTTCCCGGTGACCCTGACCGCCCGACGCACCACCGACGGCATCGTGGTCGCCGTCCTGCGCCTGGAAGGCGTGCCCGAAAGCGAAACGTGGTTCGAGCGGCGAGAGCTACGCGAGCTGGACCGGGTCGGCGCGATCCAACGCCTGGAGAACCGGCTGTTCGCCCTGGAGCGCCGCCGTACCCAGGCCCAGACGCGGATCGAGCAGCTCTGGGGGGAAACCCAACGAGCCCAGCAGAACCTCGGCAAGCCCTTCGCCCAGGCCGAGCAGCTCGCCGCCGCCCGGGCACGCCTCCAACGGATCACCGAGGCAATGGGGAAACAAGCCAAACCGGAGGTCGGGCAGGCGGGCAATGCTGGCGACAGCGACCTGGTGGCGGCCGCGATCCACGACGCGGCAGCCATGGCCGGCATCGTGCCAGGCGCGCCAGGGGTCACGGTCCAGACCGGATCCGGGACGGTCAGCGACTTCCTGGAGGCCGTGTCCCAGGCCGCGTCCGCCAGCCAGAAAGAGGCTGACAGGCCTGCGGACGCCACGCCAGGCGAGCCGACACCCGGCCCGTACCGGAGCCGAGCAGAGTCACGCGCCGGCGAAGAGACGATCCGGCAGGCCTTCGAGCGCTGGCGCGAGCTCGTCCCCGACCCGGCGACACCGGCCGAACGGACCCTGGTCGAAACCGGCACCACGGTGCTCGAGGAGGCCGCCCGTCGCCGGCGAGAACGACTCGCCCGCGGCCGGGACGAGGACGCCGACCTGGACGTGGGCCTGTACCGGGCGCTGCGCACCGCCGCCCACGCGCTGGCCCAGCAGGCAGACCAGCCGCAAGACCGGATCGACGCCGCCACCCGCATCGCCGAAGCCACCGACACCCACATCAAACGCACCGACGCGACCCTCGCCGACGTCGACAGCTACGTGCAGTGGGCGCGCAGCCCCGAACCTCCCCTGGATGCGCCGGCCAGCATCTTCGAGATCCCCGCGACGGCGCCGGCCACGCCGGCAAGGGACACAGACTCTGAGGTCACGGACGCTTCTCGGCCCCAGGACACCACCGGCGTGGACGCCCCACACGCTGGTGAACCGACACCCGCAGGCGAGGCACTCGCCATCACCGACGCAGAGCAGAGCACCGAGCCACGGCCCGAATCGTCTGCCCCGACACCTGTGCAGGCCGCCCCCGAGCCGCCAGCCGCCGTGGTCGAGGAGCCCGACGCGGCCTCCCCGGCCCTGATCGAGGTCCACGTCGACGGGCGTACCTACCAGCTCCAGACCACCACGGACGGCACACGGCAGGTGGTCTTCGACGGCGAGACCGCGCTCGGCAGCGTGCGCGAAACCGACGACGGCTGGGTACCCGCCGCCTACGGCACGGTGCGCCTGCCTCAGCATCCGCGTCCCACCCGCGACGAGGCGGTCGCCGACCTCGTCCACGCCACCCGGCCCCAGGCGGCCGCCAGCCCGGCAGAGCAGCGGGAACGCATCATCGACCAGGCCGAGCGGGAGGACCCCAGGCCGCGCGAGGAGCAGCCGGCCGAACAGGAAACGCCGCAGGCCGAGCCTGATCCGCAGGATGCAGCACCGCTGATCGTCATCGAGCACCACCAGGACGGCACCCTCGTCCATGGCACGACCAGGAACGACATCGAGGTGCGCCGTGCCCTGGCCACCCACGGGTTCAAGTGGTCACGCCGGCTTAACGCCTGGTACCTGCCTCGGACATGGCGAGTGGACACCCGTGCCTGGCGTGTCGTCCAACTACGACGCGAACTGGACCGGCTCGGCCGCCAGTACACCGTGCAGACCGAACCCGCTGTGCCGGAGGCTCAGCCGAGCCGTGCGGCACCCGAGCCCCACCGTGCCAGCGCGGACCGCATCGACCAGCAGGCCGCCGCACCCCCGGACGAGCCGCAGGACCCAGCTTCAGCCGAGGCGACACGATCCGACGCGGTATCCGCCCCGGAACCGGAGCAGGCTGAGCCCGCCGAGCCGTACCGGTCCAGCGAGGACCTCCTCGCCGGCGAGGATGCGGTACAGCAGTCGGTGTGGTTCTGGCAGCAGACCGCGACCGACCGTGCCCTGACCGCACCCGCGGACAGCCTCAGCCCAGAGGAGCGCATCAGCCCGTGGCGGCTGGAACGCGAAAAGCTCCATTCGAACTGGTCCTGGGTTGAGAGGTACATCTCCCCGGCGACTCGCGGCACTCACCGCGACCTGATCGGCTCCTACACGCGGTTGGCCGCCTGCGCGGAGCGCCTGGCGCGGGCGGTCGACGAGGCGGACCGCTGGGTCGACCCGGCGGACCGGCAGATCCTGCACGCTGTGATCGACCGGGCCCGGCAGCATGCGGCCCGCCTGCAGGCCACCATCGACCGCGCGGACGAGGTGGCCGCGCACCTGGCCGCTACCCGCGCCGCGGCCCGCGCAAAAGTCGCGGCCGAGTACGGGTACGAGGTCAGCCCAGCGCAGGAGCAGCCGCAGCTCGACGCACCAGGCCACGAGGACAGGACTCTGGAGCAGAACCAGCCCGAACACGAGCCCGATCACGGCACGCCGGCCAGCACACCGGCATCCGAGACCACCGAGGAGAACCGACAGGAGAGCCTGTTCGACCTGGAGTCGGGCTCAGAGCCGGCAACAGCCGACACGGCCCCAGCACAGCATGAGCAGCCGATCGATGCCGTCTCCGCCGAGCCCACGCCGGACGCGGGGGCCGACCTTTCTCCCGCTTCCGCCCCCGGCAACCACGACCAGGACCAGGCCGACGTCACGGTGCCCCAGGGCGGGGCTGCGGATGAACTACGAGCGGACCGGCTCGACATGGAGGAGCGGGCCACTACCGACGCCGGCGAGCGCTCCGCGCTCGATTCCGGCACGCCCGACTTTCCGAGCGAGGCTGACACGGGCCCGGCTGCTGAGGCCACCCCCGACGAGACGCCCCAGAGCAGGGATGCGGATGACCCGCAGCCGGCCCTCCTGAGCGGGCGCGGCTCGGAGGAGCAGCAGGCGGTGCCAGATCCCCCGCCAGGCCCGCTGACCGAGGCGGACATTCGCCACGTGTTGGGCCAGGTCATCAACCCCGACGACCTGGTGATGCTGGCGCAGGCCCTCGGTGACCGGGACGCGGAGCGCCGGTGGATCTCGGCCATGGCCGGCCGGTTGTTGGGATGGTACACGTGGCGCGGAGAGGATGAGCCCGACCCCGGGGCCCGGGAGGAGACCGAGACCAGCCGGCGCGGTGTGCGCCACCGGGTCTACGCGTCGCCTGGCCCGCGGGAGGGGCTGATCCCGTGGACTGAGGTGGTCGCCCGCCTCCGTACCGGGCTCACCAGGGATCGGATCCGCGCGCTGTTCGAGGCGCACATCGCCTACCTGGACCACCAGGACGACTGGGCCATGGCGCTCGAGGAGCCGGACGCCTGGACGCGCATCGACCGCCAGCTGGAGGCGGCGCGGTCCGAGGCCGCCCGCGCGATCCTCGACGCTTCGACGGCCCCACCGCCCGGGCGCCGGTCCAGGACATCCCCACGATCGGCAGGCCCCGACGCCGAGACCCTGTTCGCCGACGAGAGCGAACCGGTGACGCTGCCGCCGCGCCCGCCGCGGCCACGCAAGGCGTTGCCACAGCTCCAGCCCGGCGACATCCTCCCCCACCCCGGGTACGGGTTCGGGCCGTTCACGGTCCGTCAGATCCACTGGCATCCCGACCACGTACGCCTCGAAGGAGACGTCCGGTACGGCAGCACGCCGCCCTGGCACGTCCGCCCGCGGCGGGTGACGTTCAACATCCACTTCCAGGGTGATCCGCAGGAGACGACGGTCGAACTCGCTCCCGTCTCCCGCCGCCGTGCGGCCGAGCCCGTCCCTCAGACGACCGCTGCTCAGCTTGAAGCCGGGACCGAGGCCCAAGCCCAGGCCTCCCTCGCTGGTGAGGCCGCGCTGGATGATCCCACGCCGGGTCAGGACGTGGCCGAAGCTGAGGACGCCACCGTGCCCTCGCTCAACGGCCCGAGCAACGCCGAACGTGTGTCGGACGACGGAGCCGCACGGCCTGAGCACGCCCAGGACGACGAACGCGCCGACGCGGCTGTCCCGGCGCTGACCGAATCCGTACCCGAGCCGGAGCAAGGCGTCACCAGCACCGAGCCCGCCGCCGCGACGGCTTCCCCAGCGGAGGCTGCAACAGCCGAACCGTCCCCGCAGACGCCCGTGGAGTCGGACATGGAGCTGGAGCCGCAGACGACCGGCGAGGAGCTCGCGCCCGAGGTCAACGTCTCAGATGCGGTGCCCACCGAGGTCCGACTCCTGGAGATCGGGGACTGGATCCGAGACGATCGGGGCCGGGCGCGGCGCGTCGTCGACATCGAGGTCGGCGAGGCCCCGGGCGCGGGCATGGGCCTGTACCTGGAACCGAACGACGGCATCCCCACGCCGTGGTGGTTCTGGTCCAGCCGGGACCGCGTGCTCCGGCTCGCCCGGCCCCTGGATGAGGACGCGGTCGAACGCCCGGCGCAGCACGGCCTGGAGGCTCCTGTCAAGGTGCCCGCCCCCGGCGCCGACCAGGGTGAGGAGGTCACCGTCGGCGGGGATGAGCCCGACCGGCAAGACCAGGACGACCCGCTCGACCAGGCGTTCGCTGGCGTGGTCGCGGCATTGCGGGAGCACGCGGCACCACCAGCGGACGCGCAGGACCAGGACGCGCCGGCCGCGACCTTCGAGGAGGTCCTCGCCGCGCTGCGGAGGCTGCAGGGTGAACTCGCCAGCGCCGTCCCCGACCACGAGGCGGCGATCCCGGCTCAGAGCGCCACCGTGGCCACCGACCCGGGAATGGCGCACGCCCTGCACGAGGTGGACGACGCCTACGACCAGGCGGCCTCCCAGATCGGGCGATACGTGGACGCCCCGGAGTGGCAGCGGATCCAGGCCATTCGCGACGCGGCCCGGCACCTGTGGGCCACGATCCGCGACGCGGCGGGCAGCTACTACCGGGAGATCGCTGCCGACGTCCGGGTCCGCGGCTTCTACACCACCGTGGCCGCCCGGTCCAGCCGGGCGATCTCCCACCTGGCGTGGCGGCTCGCGGCCCGGATGAGCCGCGACGGGCAGCGCGACACCCTGGCGTGGCGGGCCGTGCGGCGGCTGCACCACGCCGCCGACCGCTACGCCACACGGCTGCTGTTCCGCGCGGACCTGGACCGGTTCGAGGACGTGGTGGGCGCACTGCGCAGCCTGCGCGACGGCCTGCAGGAGACCGCGCCCCGCGCCGAGCCGGCGCGCAGCGGCCTCCGGGGCGCGGCCGGCGCGGTGGGGGACAGCCTGCGCCGTCTGCAGGACGCCTACACCACGGCACGCACGCGGATCACCGCGACCCTCGGCCCGGAGTGGGACCGCATCACGGCCCTGTGGCGGGAGGCCAGCGGCCTGTGGGACGCCGGCGGGCGTCCCTTCGCCCGGACGGTCCTGGCCCGGACCTGCGACCTGATTGAGGACCTGTCAGACGACATGGCGGCCAGCCTGGCGCTGAACAGGCAGCGCAACACCCGCACCTGGCGGGCGTTGATCCGGCTGAGCCGGGCGGCCGAGGACCTCGGCGCCCGGCTACGCGGATACCTCCAGCCGGGCAAATGGCTCGACCAGGACGCGGCGGAGACCGACCGCCAGGTGCAGCGCCCGGCCAACGCACTGGACCCGCACCCCCAGGCCCAGGCCGCCACGACGACCCCGGCCGGGGCCGAGCCGGCGGCCGACCAAGTGCCCCAGGTGTCCTACGTCTACGCCCACCAGGGGGTGACGGCACGCGCCCGGCACGGCAGCACCGTGGTACAGATCGGGGACCAACACCACCCGGTCACCGCTCCCATCAACTCCCTCGACGCGTTCTCCACGCAGCTGGTGGCCGTGGTCCGCAACGCGCGGCCGGTCCAGCAGGAACCTCGCGCCTACTGGCTGCACTACCAGGCGGGATCGGTCACCGTCGCCTACCAGGGCGGGGAGACCGCGTACCTGCGCGACGGGAAGCACTCGCGGTGGCAGCGGATCACAGTCCCGATCACAGACCTGGACGCGGCCGCGTTCGCCGCCGCCGCCCGGGCGGCCATCGCCACACGCCCACACACCACAGGCGGCCTGATCCCGTACGGTGAGCCCGCACGGCCGGTCCTCCCCGCCCAAGCCCCCGCCCGTGCGGCTGCACCACCATCCCAGCCCATCCCGCCGGCGCGTCGGCCCGACCGAGGCTCCGCACTCGGCAGGTAG